The Vicia villosa cultivar HV-30 ecotype Madison, WI unplaced genomic scaffold, Vvil1.0 ctg.000691F_1_1, whole genome shotgun sequence genome includes a region encoding these proteins:
- the LOC131630526 gene encoding protein KINESIN LIGHT CHAIN-RELATED 1-like isoform X1, with amino-acid sequence MTGLTVKPPPQMQSFGIFLREPPQNEVTNGENHRNPSPVIKKTIKKTLIMDESSLENPDLGPFLLKMARDTIASGENPGKALDYAIRASKTFERVSGPGLDLATCLHVVAAIYCSLGKLDEAIEELERSILLLDVENGSGHGMVKFSGYMQLGDTYSMTGRLDRSILCYESGLKIQMGILGKSDPRVAETCRYLAEAHVQAMQFDDAEHFCRKTLEIHKEHCSPASLTEAADRRLMALICEAKGDYEPALEHLVLASMSMIANGQDDEVAAIDVSIGDIYSSLCRFDEAVFSYQKALTVFKSTKGENHSSVALVFIRLADLYFKTGKLRESTSYCENALRIYSKPVPGITAGEIASGLTEISAIYEALNEPEDALKLLQKAVKLLEGIPGQYRTVAGIEAQMGVLFYMVGRHVDAWKSFDNAVVKLRAGGERKSAFFGFVLNQMGLVCVQLYKIEEAATHFEEAREILERECGNYHLDTLGVYSNLAATYDALGRVEDAIRILEYILKMREEKLGTANPDVDEEKKRLFELLKEAGRVRSRKGKSLENLIDSNSLKMKKDGRRRWGAFSFRT; translated from the exons ATGACAGGGTTAACAGTGAAACCCCCACCTCAAATGCAATCATTTGGAATTTTCCTCCGTGAACCACCGCAAAATGAGGTCACCAACGGCGAAAACCACCGCAACCCATCACCGGTGATAAAGAAAACCATCAAGAAGACACTGATCATGGATGAATCATCACTAGAAAACCCTGATTTGGGTCCATTTCTTTTGAAGATGGCACGAGATACCATAGCTTCCGGTGAGAATCCAGGTAAGGCTTTGGATTATGCAATTCGGGCATCCAAGACCTTTGAACGGGTATCGGGTCCGGGTTTGGATCTTGCCACGTGTCTGCATGTTGTGGCTGCGATTTATTGTAGTTTGGGGAAGTTGGATGAGGCTATTGAGGAATTGGAACGGTCAATTTTGTTGTTGGATGTTGAAAATGGGTCGGGTCATGGTATGGTGAAATTCTCTGGGTATATGCAACTTGGTGATACTTATTCTATGACTGGAAGGTTGGATAGATCCATTTTGTGTTATGAGTCGGGTTTGAAGATCCAGATGGGTATTTTGGGTAAGTCTGACCCGAGAGTTGCAGAAACTTGCAG ATACTTAGCTGAAGCTCATGTTCAAGCCATGCAATTTGACGATGCGGAGCACTTCTGCAGGAAGACACTTGAAATTCATAAGGAGCATTGCTCACCCGCCTCCCTCACCGAAGCAGCTGACAGGCGTCTCATGGCCCTTATCTGTGAAGCAAAGGGAGATTACGAACCAGCACTCGAGCATCTTGTCTTAGCCAGCATGTCAATGATTGCTAACGGACAAGATGATGAGGTTGCAGCTATTGATGTTAGCATCGGGGATATTTACTCGTCACTGTGTCGTTTTGACGAAGCCGTTTTCTCCTATCAGAAAGCACTGACAGTGTTCAAATCCACCAAGGGTGAAAATCACagttctgttgctttggtgttcATTCGTCTCGCGGATCTTTACTTCAAGACCGGAAAATTAAGAGAGTCAACATCATATTGTGAAAACGCGTTGAGAATATATAGTAAGCCCGTACCCGGAATAACCGCCGGAGAGATTGCGAGTGGCTTGACCGAAATTTCAGCAATCTATGAAGCTCTAAACGAGCCTGAGGATGCGTTGAAGCTCTTGCAAAAAGCGGTGAAACTATTGGAGGGTATCCCTGGACAATATAGGACAGTAGCAGGAATAGAAGCTCAAATGGGAGTACTATTCTACATGGTCGGGCGACATGTGGATGCCTGGAAATCTTTTGATAACGCTGTCGTCAAGCTGAGAGCCGGCGGTGAGAGGAAATCTGCGTTTTTCGGATTCGTGTTGAACCAGATGGGCTTGGTGTGTGTTCAGCTCTATAAAATAGAAGAGGCTGCTACACATTTTGAAGAAGCTAGAGAGATATTGGAGAGGGAATGTGGAAACTATCATTTAGACACTCTTGGAGTGTATAGCAACCTAGCTGCAACTTATGATGCATTAGGAAG AGTTGAAGATGCAATTCGGATATTGGAATACATACTGAAAATGAGAGAAGAGAAACTTGGAACTGCGAATCCGGATgttgatgaagaaaagaaaagactGTTTGAGCTTTTGAAAGAAGCTGGAAGAGTTCGAAGTAGGAAGGGAAAATCTCTTGAAAACCTTATCGATTCGAACTcgttgaagatgaagaaggatGGAAGAAGGAGATGGGGTGCATTTAGttttagaacttaa
- the LOC131630526 gene encoding protein KINESIN LIGHT CHAIN-RELATED 1-like isoform X2 has protein sequence MTGLTVKPPPQMQSFGIFLREPPQNEVTNGENHRNPSPVIKKTIKKTLIMDESSLENPDLGPFLLKMARDTIASGENPGKALDYAIRASKTFERVSGPGLDLATCLHVVAAIYCSLGKLDEAIEELERSILLLDVENGSGHGMVKFSGYMQLGDTYSMTGRLDRSILCYESGLKIQMGILGKSDPRVAETCRYLAEAHVQAMQFDDAEHFCRKTLEIHKEHCSPASLTEAADRRLMALICEAKGDYEPALEHLVLASMSMIANGQDDEVAAIDVSIGDIYSSLCRFDEAVFSYQKALTVFKSTKGENHSSVALVFIRLADLYFKTGKLRESTSYCENALRIYSKPVPGITAGEIASGLTEISAIYEALNEPEDALKLLQKAVKLLEGIPGQYRTVAGIEAQMGVLFYMVGRHVDAWKSFDNAVVKLRAGGERKSAFFGFVLNQMGLVCVQLYKIEEAATHFEEAREILERECGNYHLDTLGVYSNLAATYDALGRVEDAIQILEYILKMREEKLGTANPDVDEEKKKLFELLKEAGRVRSRKGKSLENLIDSNSLKMKKDGRRRWGAFSFRT, from the exons ATGACAGGGTTAACAGTGAAACCCCCACCTCAAATGCAATCATTTGGAATTTTCCTCCGTGAACCACCGCAAAATGAGGTCACCAACGGCGAAAACCACCGCAACCCATCACCGGTGATAAAGAAAACCATCAAGAAGACACTGATCATGGATGAATCATCACTAGAAAACCCTGATTTGGGTCCATTTCTTTTGAAGATGGCACGAGATACCATAGCTTCCGGTGAGAATCCAGGTAAGGCTTTGGATTATGCAATTCGGGCATCCAAGACCTTTGAACGGGTATCGGGTCCGGGTTTGGATCTTGCCACGTGTCTGCATGTTGTGGCTGCGATTTATTGTAGTTTGGGGAAGTTGGATGAGGCTATTGAGGAATTGGAACGGTCAATTTTGTTGTTGGATGTTGAAAATGGGTCGGGTCATGGTATGGTGAAATTCTCTGGGTATATGCAACTTGGTGATACTTATTCTATGACTGGAAGGTTGGATAGATCCATTTTGTGTTATGAGTCGGGTTTGAAGATCCAGATGGGTATTTTGGGTAAGTCTGACCCGAGAGTTGCAGAAACTTGCAG ATACTTAGCTGAAGCTCATGTTCAAGCCATGCAATTTGACGATGCGGAGCACTTCTGCAGGAAGACACTTGAAATTCATAAGGAGCATTGCTCACCCGCCTCCCTCACCGAAGCAGCTGACAGGCGTCTCATGGCCCTTATCTGTGAAGCAAAGGGAGATTACGAACCAGCACTCGAGCATCTTGTCTTAGCCAGCATGTCAATGATTGCTAACGGACAAGATGATGAGGTTGCAGCTATTGATGTTAGCATCGGGGATATTTACTCGTCACTGTGTCGTTTTGACGAAGCCGTTTTCTCCTATCAGAAAGCACTGACAGTGTTCAAATCCACCAAGGGTGAAAATCACagttctgttgctttggtgttcATTCGTCTCGCGGATCTTTACTTCAAGACCGGAAAATTAAGAGAGTCAACATCATATTGTGAAAACGCGTTGAGAATATATAGTAAGCCCGTACCCGGAATAACCGCCGGAGAGATTGCGAGTGGCTTGACCGAAATTTCAGCAATCTATGAAGCTCTAAACGAGCCTGAGGATGCGTTGAAGCTCTTGCAAAAAGCGGTGAAACTATTGGAGGGTATCCCTGGACAATATAGGACAGTAGCAGGAATAGAAGCTCAAATGGGAGTACTATTCTACATGGTCGGGCGACATGTGGATGCCTGGAAATCTTTTGATAACGCTGTCGTCAAGCTGAGAGCCGGCGGTGAGAGGAAATCTGCGTTTTTCGGATTCGTGTTGAACCAGATGGGCTTGGTGTGTGTTCAGCTCTATAAAATAGAAGAGGCTGCTACACATTTTGAAGAAGCTAGAGAGATATTGGAGAGGGAATGTGGAAACTATCATTTAGACACTCTTGGAGTGTATAGCAACCTAGCTGCAACTTATGATGCATTAGGAAG AGTTGAAGATGCGATTCAGATATTGGAATACATACTGAAAATGAGAGAAGAAAAACTTGGAACTGCGAATCCGGACgttgatgaagaaaagaaaaaactgtTTGAGCTTTTGAAAGAAGCGGGAAGAGTTCGAAGTAGGAAGGGAAAATCTCTTGAGAACCTTATTGATTCGAACTcgttgaagatgaagaaggaCGGAAGAAGGAGATGGGGTGCATTTAGTTTTAGAACTTAA